A window of Deinococcus cellulosilyticus NBRC 106333 = KACC 11606 contains these coding sequences:
- a CDS encoding esterase/lipase family protein — protein sequence MKREPVVMVHGINDSSAGLRTMRQVLEHHGHQVYAPDLKPNDGRHGIKKMAESLRDYINLKIPEGEFDLIAFSMGGIISRYYLQRLGGLERVKRIILISSPHQGTIWGHVYPLPGVRDMAVGSNLLKELNTDVDLLGNKPCLTVWTPYDVTIFPAQHCILPHAENYEVKVWRHGAMMKDPRVIKRVVEFLDQEPHPARETQAQF from the coding sequence ATGAAACGGGAACCCGTTGTGATGGTCCACGGCATCAACGACTCCAGCGCAGGACTGCGCACCATGCGGCAGGTTCTGGAGCACCACGGGCATCAGGTGTATGCACCTGACCTGAAGCCCAACGACGGCAGGCACGGCATCAAGAAAATGGCAGAGTCCTTAAGGGACTACATCAACCTGAAGATTCCAGAAGGAGAGTTCGACCTGATCGCCTTCTCAATGGGAGGCATCATCAGCCGGTACTACCTGCAACGCCTGGGAGGGCTGGAAAGGGTGAAACGCATCATCCTGATCTCCAGTCCGCACCAGGGCACCATCTGGGGGCATGTTTATCCCCTGCCGGGTGTCCGGGACATGGCTGTAGGAAGCAACCTCCTGAAGGAACTGAACACCGATGTGGACCTGCTCGGAAACAAGCCCTGCCTGACCGTCTGGACGCCCTACGATGTCACGATCTTCCCGGCCCAGCACTGCATTCTGCCCCACGCCGAGAATTATGAAGTCAAAGTCTGGCGGCACGGCGCAATGATGAAAGACCCCCGGGTGATCAAGCGGGTGGTGGAGTTTCTGGATCAGGAACCTCATCCAGCCAGGGAAACCCAGGCTCAATTCTGA
- a CDS encoding cupin domain-containing protein: MNEKIDFSDLAAQAKDLYTNVLTTQTNNHSVRMSVFSGQYPWHHHPDSDETFICLQGVLTLEFRDQGPVVLTPGQAYTVPKGTSHRSHGSGRTVNLSIGVEGRATVMEE, translated from the coding sequence ATGAATGAAAAAATCGACTTTTCAGACCTGGCCGCACAGGCAAAAGACCTCTACACCAACGTGCTCACCACACAAACCAACAACCACAGTGTTCGCATGTCCGTCTTCTCTGGACAGTACCCCTGGCACCACCACCCCGACAGCGACGAAACCTTCATCTGCCTTCAGGGCGTCCTGACCCTCGAATTCAGGGATCAAGGACCTGTGGTCCTGACCCCAGGACAGGCTTACACCGTTCCGAAAGGCACCTCTCACAGGTCCCACGGCTCGGGTCGCACGGTGAACCTCTCCATCGGGGTGGAGGGGAGAGCAACGGTGATGGAGGAGTGA
- the ribH gene encoding 6,7-dimethyl-8-ribityllumazine synthase: MRKVEANLLANGLKIAIVNTRWNHFIVDRLVEGAVTAFKQHGGNEEDLTLFTAPGSFEVPLVAKKLAQSGKYDAVVCLGAVIKGSTDHYDHVAGSATSGIAAAALESGVPVAFGVLTTESIEQAIERAGTKAGNKGAEAILAAIETVNLLKLID; encoded by the coding sequence ATGCGTAAAGTTGAAGCGAATCTCCTTGCAAACGGTCTGAAGATTGCCATCGTGAACACCCGCTGGAACCATTTTATTGTGGATCGTCTGGTGGAGGGGGCTGTGACGGCCTTCAAACAGCATGGAGGGAACGAAGAGGACCTGACCCTGTTCACTGCTCCTGGCTCTTTTGAGGTGCCTCTGGTAGCGAAAAAACTGGCCCAGAGTGGCAAATATGATGCTGTGGTGTGCCTGGGTGCGGTGATCAAGGGCTCCACGGACCACTATGACCATGTGGCAGGATCTGCAACTTCAGGGATTGCTGCTGCAGCGCTGGAATCTGGAGTTCCGGTGGCTTTCGGGGTGCTGACCACCGAGAGCATCGAGCAGGCCATTGAACGGGCCGGAACCAAGGCAGGCAACAAGGGGGCCGAGGCGATTCTGGCCGCCATTGAAACGGTCAATCTGCTGAAGCTGATCGACTGA
- a CDS encoding carboxypeptidase-like regulatory domain-containing protein: MPRFQRSIILLSLALLGSASAQVTSQVTGITVGGPGAAIPVQKLTDAALIQQTADGLNNLKAGTCTPQNTELLYWSGGNFNPNSSEGIMGGIVDKLQAQKFTLTQLGTDEDEEHSYLFFSGENGSSSILGYFVAGLDGFLVGWCGNKVTATKPPKLQLPGTQTQQPTQPQQTTQPQQPTQQTTTPTQPASVQSKPGYISGRVLDTQGRPLKGAKVYISGTTFAQGQKTNFETTTGADGTYSLRVPDGRYSGKATHTSVFNGVTFGYILFPLSGDPGTEVDSTEGGTLNFQWKLTGRTAYSAAGADSPSSFYGVSIDLSYCGLPARAYCDYKYTELVKAVGEGTVEFTLTPTGPLADGTPGKPIKVTYPLSPLRTDYPNGAGGGRLVLGQSWEYHGIDWNDIPLGSYTLTATILTPDGKTVPLKLGLKDSDVEHTSVPITWKPWDNFNPGSYIGGGVNQLKVFIRD, translated from the coding sequence ATGCCCAGATTTCAACGGTCCATCATCCTGCTCAGCCTTGCCCTGCTGGGAAGTGCCTCGGCGCAGGTCACCTCCCAGGTCACCGGAATCACCGTCGGAGGGCCTGGTGCGGCCATTCCAGTTCAGAAACTCACCGATGCCGCCCTCATCCAACAGACCGCCGATGGCCTCAACAACCTCAAAGCGGGCACCTGCACGCCCCAGAACACGGAACTGCTGTACTGGAGTGGAGGAAACTTCAACCCCAATTCCAGCGAAGGCATCATGGGTGGGATTGTGGACAAACTGCAGGCCCAGAAATTCACCCTCACCCAGCTTGGCACCGACGAGGACGAAGAGCACAGTTACCTCTTTTTCTCTGGTGAGAATGGCAGCAGCTCCATTCTGGGATACTTCGTGGCAGGCCTGGACGGTTTTCTGGTGGGCTGGTGCGGAAACAAGGTGACCGCCACCAAACCCCCCAAATTGCAGCTCCCTGGCACCCAGACGCAGCAACCCACTCAGCCTCAACAGACAACACAACCCCAGCAACCCACCCAGCAAACGACCACCCCCACCCAGCCTGCGTCCGTCCAGAGCAAACCGGGTTACATCAGTGGTCGGGTGCTTGACACACAGGGCAGACCCCTCAAAGGGGCCAAGGTCTACATCTCCGGGACCACCTTCGCCCAGGGCCAGAAAACCAACTTTGAGACCACCACCGGAGCAGACGGGACGTACAGCCTGCGGGTTCCCGATGGCCGCTACAGCGGAAAAGCCACCCACACCAGCGTCTTCAACGGGGTGACTTTCGGGTACATCCTCTTCCCACTGTCAGGCGACCCTGGCACTGAGGTGGATTCCACCGAAGGAGGCACACTGAACTTCCAGTGGAAACTCACCGGGCGCACCGCCTATTCCGCTGCGGGAGCAGACAGTCCTTCGAGCTTTTATGGGGTCAGCATCGACCTGAGTTACTGTGGTCTCCCTGCCCGCGCCTACTGCGACTACAAATACACCGAACTGGTCAAAGCTGTGGGAGAGGGCACCGTGGAATTCACCCTCACACCTACAGGTCCTCTCGCAGATGGCACTCCGGGGAAACCCATCAAAGTGACGTATCCTCTGTCCCCCCTCAGAACCGACTACCCCAATGGCGCAGGAGGCGGAAGGCTGGTGCTCGGCCAGAGCTGGGAGTACCACGGCATCGACTGGAACGACATCCCTCTGGGCAGTTACACCCTCACGGCCACCATTCTCACACCAGATGGCAAAACGGTTCCCCTCAAACTGGGCCTCAAGGATTCCGATGTGGAGCACACTTCTGTGCCGATCACCTGGAAGCCCTGGGACAACTTCAACCCCGGTTCCTACATTGGGGGAGGGGTCAACCAGCTCAAAGTCTTCATTCGGGACTGA
- a CDS encoding HSP90 family protein — MVHSFKIDLKGIIDLLSNHLYSDPSVFVRELLQNAVDAITARKNAGDRFDPNIQVTVESEGETKRLVFEDNGIGLTEDEIHEFLATIGRSSKRISEARESYLGQFGIGLLSCFMVSKEIRVYTQSSKGGTAACWIAQPDGTYEISQTNEAPEVGTRVILEAREDFDYLFDFENLQEDLFGYGEILPYPIHLSSGDEYAHVNAVAVPWVTYAETGDPAQKEQVLAYARERLGLEALDCFPLKTQAGGVSGVAFVLPYSTQSNSRQWHRVYLKNMLLSSQIDNLLPEWAFFVRCFLNVQGLHPTASRESFYEDELLTQARTELNQQMQAWIRHLTQHDQEGLRRLLQLHYLPMRALAVDNDEFYQLLVHSFSFETSTGHMTLGDYLKSNSVIRYVTNLDQFRQISQVASAYGHSVINAVYTYDIPILRKYTSMFGVPTEEIDATTYAHTLEDVQSEGLKDFLLLAQDALSSLECQVTVKKFIPDTLPALFIVSEVHQELSDIEQAQEVSDDLWSDVLEDYASELRSMRVAHLHLNFNNSLVQSMMHAENPKVVRRLVQMLYVQAHLLGHHPMRQEELALLTEGLQEMMYWGLRADRMLN; from the coding sequence ATGGTTCATAGTTTTAAGATTGACCTGAAGGGCATCATTGACCTGCTCTCCAATCACCTGTATTCCGATCCCAGCGTGTTTGTCCGCGAACTCCTGCAAAACGCTGTAGACGCCATCACCGCCCGCAAAAATGCCGGGGACCGTTTTGATCCGAACATCCAGGTCACCGTGGAGTCCGAAGGCGAAACAAAGCGCCTGGTTTTCGAGGACAACGGCATTGGCCTCACTGAAGATGAAATTCACGAATTTCTGGCCACCATTGGCCGCTCCAGCAAACGCATCTCCGAAGCCCGTGAATCGTACCTCGGGCAGTTCGGGATTGGCCTGCTGTCCTGCTTCATGGTTTCAAAGGAAATCCGTGTGTACACCCAGTCCAGCAAAGGGGGAACTGCCGCCTGCTGGATTGCCCAACCAGACGGAACTTACGAAATCTCCCAGACCAATGAGGCTCCAGAGGTGGGCACCCGGGTGATTCTGGAGGCCAGAGAGGACTTCGACTACCTGTTTGATTTCGAAAACCTGCAGGAGGACCTGTTCGGGTATGGTGAGATTCTGCCCTACCCCATCCACCTGTCCAGCGGTGATGAATACGCCCATGTGAATGCAGTGGCTGTGCCCTGGGTGACTTATGCCGAAACCGGCGATCCTGCCCAGAAAGAGCAGGTGCTGGCCTACGCCAGGGAGCGTCTGGGGCTGGAAGCCCTGGACTGCTTCCCTCTGAAGACCCAGGCTGGAGGGGTGAGCGGTGTGGCTTTTGTGCTGCCATACAGCACCCAGTCGAATTCCAGACAGTGGCATCGGGTGTACCTGAAGAACATGCTGCTCAGCTCACAGATCGACAACCTGCTGCCTGAATGGGCGTTTTTCGTGCGTTGCTTCCTGAATGTGCAGGGATTGCATCCCACTGCTTCCAGGGAGTCTTTCTACGAAGATGAACTCCTGACCCAGGCCCGCACGGAACTCAACCAGCAGATGCAGGCGTGGATCAGGCACCTCACCCAGCACGACCAGGAGGGCCTGAGGCGACTGCTGCAACTGCATTACCTGCCCATGCGTGCTCTGGCGGTGGACAACGATGAATTCTACCAACTGCTGGTCCATAGCTTTTCCTTCGAAACCAGCACGGGGCACATGACGCTTGGAGATTACCTGAAGTCCAATTCGGTGATCCGTTATGTCACCAACCTGGACCAGTTCAGGCAGATCTCACAGGTGGCATCTGCCTACGGACACAGCGTGATCAATGCGGTGTACACCTACGACATTCCGATCCTGCGCAAGTACACTTCGATGTTTGGTGTCCCAACAGAGGAAATTGATGCCACCACTTATGCCCACACCCTGGAAGATGTGCAGTCAGAGGGCCTGAAGGATTTTCTGCTGCTGGCCCAGGATGCCCTTTCCAGCCTGGAGTGTCAGGTCACGGTGAAGAAATTCATCCCTGACACCCTGCCCGCACTGTTCATTGTGAGCGAGGTGCACCAGGAGCTCAGTGACATCGAGCAGGCCCAGGAGGTCAGCGATGACCTGTGGTCGGATGTGCTGGAGGATTACGCCTCGGAGTTGCGCAGCATGCGGGTGGCCCATTTGCACCTGAACTTCAACAACAGTCTGGTGCAGAGCATGATGCACGCCGAGAACCCGAAAGTGGTGCGCAGACTGGTGCAGATGCTGTACGTGCAGGCCCACCTGCTCGGGCACCATCCCATGCGGCAAGAAGAACTGGCCCTGCTCACCGAGGGTCTGCAGGAGATGATGTACTGGGGTCTGCGTGCAGACCGGATGCTGAATTGA
- a CDS encoding type III pantothenate kinase, with the protein MTPVNIPLLAIDVGNTSTVLGLLQSDGTPIRSFRIRTDRDALPDNYALMIRSLLDLAKTPEPHSAIISSVAPPVGQNIMLALQAYWGIPVYEVGHHNLNVQIDLKDPTTVGADRLVNMFGVWEHVKEGKYAIIVDFGTASTFDVIQAPRRFMGGVIAPGPSTAADALFNKTAKLPRVPLIAPPSAIGRTTPEAIQSGLVYGYVEMVDGMIRRLSEEMPEKPVVIATGGFARTLMGLCRNIDVYDDDVTIKGLINIWREHAQD; encoded by the coding sequence ATGACCCCCGTGAACATTCCCTTGCTCGCCATTGATGTGGGGAACACCAGCACCGTGCTGGGTCTGCTGCAATCCGATGGAACCCCCATCCGCAGTTTCAGAATCCGCACCGACCGGGATGCCCTGCCTGACAATTATGCCCTGATGATCCGCAGCCTGCTGGATCTGGCGAAAACCCCCGAGCCCCACAGTGCCATCATTTCGAGCGTTGCCCCCCCTGTGGGACAGAACATCATGCTGGCCCTGCAGGCGTACTGGGGCATTCCGGTGTACGAGGTGGGGCACCACAACCTGAATGTGCAGATCGACCTGAAAGACCCCACCACCGTGGGTGCAGACCGTCTGGTGAACATGTTTGGGGTCTGGGAGCATGTCAAGGAGGGCAAGTACGCCATCATCGTGGATTTTGGGACGGCCAGCACGTTCGATGTCATCCAGGCCCCCAGGCGCTTCATGGGTGGGGTGATTGCCCCTGGCCCATCCACAGCCGCAGATGCCCTTTTCAACAAGACGGCGAAACTCCCCCGGGTGCCCCTGATCGCACCGCCCTCTGCCATTGGACGCACGACCCCGGAGGCCATTCAATCCGGTCTGGTCTATGGCTATGTCGAGATGGTGGACGGCATGATCCGCAGGCTCTCCGAGGAGATGCCCGAAAAACCCGTGGTGATCGCCACTGGAGGTTTCGCACGCACCTTGATGGGCCTGTGCCGCAACATTGACGTGTACGACGACGATGTGACCATCAAGGGCCTGATCAACATCTGGCGCGAACATGCTCAGGATTGA
- a CDS encoding DUF4394 domain-containing protein, translating into MNRSAMLIPFTLLLGACTMTPQMPVAPQGMVVYGLTTDGRLATFGSDNASASVTTRAISGLPGGASLVDLDVRPMDGKLYGITSAGSLYRIDATSGAATLVSAPADGVTLMPTSMDFNPAVDRTRVFAMNDQNFRVNQTTTTFTPTADGLLKYAEMPDANPDLAGAAYDNSYQNGGTPPVAIEGGEPATRLFSVDRSNNQLVRHESAPGSTPAGNFSTLRPVGPLGITLGSNVGFDITTTGGQLGTDTALLVNGDSLYTVNLTSGMTTFKSKTGVVLKAIAIQLSTP; encoded by the coding sequence ATGAACAGATCTGCAATGCTCATCCCTTTCACGCTCTTGCTGGGTGCCTGCACCATGACCCCCCAGATGCCCGTTGCCCCACAGGGAATGGTGGTTTACGGGCTGACGACCGATGGAAGACTGGCCACTTTTGGAAGCGACAATGCCAGTGCCAGCGTGACCACCCGGGCCATCAGTGGGCTGCCAGGCGGCGCCTCCCTGGTGGACCTGGATGTGCGTCCAATGGACGGCAAACTCTATGGCATCACCTCAGCAGGCAGCCTATACCGCATTGATGCCACCTCTGGCGCAGCCACCCTGGTGAGTGCCCCTGCAGATGGCGTGACCCTGATGCCCACCAGCATGGATTTCAATCCAGCTGTGGACCGCACCCGGGTGTTTGCCATGAACGACCAGAATTTCCGTGTCAATCAGACCACCACCACCTTCACCCCCACCGCTGACGGCCTCCTGAAGTATGCAGAAATGCCAGATGCCAACCCTGACCTCGCGGGAGCGGCCTATGACAACAGCTACCAGAATGGAGGCACCCCTCCGGTTGCCATTGAAGGGGGCGAACCTGCCACCCGTCTTTTCAGTGTGGATCGCAGCAACAACCAGCTTGTTCGCCATGAATCTGCTCCTGGCAGCACACCTGCAGGGAACTTCTCGACCCTGCGACCTGTTGGGCCTCTGGGCATCACCCTGGGGAGCAATGTGGGCTTCGACATCACCACCACCGGAGGGCAGCTGGGTACAGACACCGCGCTGCTGGTCAATGGAGACAGCCTGTACACCGTGAACCTCACGTCAGGCATGACCACCTTCAAATCGAAAACCGGCGTGGTTCTGAAAGCCATCGCCATCCAGCTCAGCACCCCCTGA
- a CDS encoding CBS domain-containing protein, with product MRLILAHDNADLDAIASLALARKLHPDAIPVLHGGLDGSERTAFILFKDSLGILTPEDLPDEEIESLIVVDTHHLGRLGEFAEVARKVPVLVYDHHPTEGDVPPGHYQLVGSCATLLTRRIQQEGIELTNPEATLALAGLEADTDFFQNGNTTREDFQAAAYLSQFADLRVVREITRQFFDPGALGILAELLKDPGWQDIGAFRVILKVLRPQERIPGAGLAMRLISLTGADAVFLFLQDGDRTDVVARARQRGPNVSRILQEIGGGGHKQAASARVEMSPEEALQKVLACTAWQEKPVLVCDRMTRDVRTLSDHLKVSDAIVELVRIGHNGAPVLHEGKLVGMVSRRDLDRAMRHGLQNAPVRSVMSKRVISIEPDAPLGHATELIRKHSVGRLPVVKAGHLLGILTRSDLLGEAPPKPDLTEKVLSQLQMQDWEIIETVRENAPGAAKIMLVGGAVRDALLGKHPTDLDVVVSGADVIEVAEHSGLNFKCYPQYGNATLSLPNGNHLDLIQARDEYYTFPGASPTVMKGTLEQDLARRDFTINALALQLTPEVRLLDLHDGLSDLGAGLLRVLHPLSFMEDPSRIVRGARLAVRLGFRLEERTLSTIPDALPHAASAIKRLKSELMLVFQERTPGAVFETLKGWGAEELYGFGDLTALKRADEERRRGEHVPTETLMALWLHSFPESERKQVARKWQIPKRTREVADLIQPGNFGRMNDWEFLYWCLLNPEQAREYEVLRLTPPRQVTGRELLELGMKPGSQLGQLLEHLKNLREEEKVSSFEEEMQAAKTWMQEQGML from the coding sequence ATGCGTCTGATTCTTGCCCACGACAACGCCGATCTGGATGCCATTGCCAGCCTTGCCCTGGCCCGCAAACTTCACCCGGATGCCATCCCGGTGCTGCATGGGGGCCTGGACGGCAGTGAAAGAACCGCTTTCATCCTCTTCAAGGACAGCCTGGGCATCCTGACCCCCGAGGACCTGCCAGATGAGGAGATCGAATCGCTGATCGTGGTGGACACCCACCACCTGGGCCGCCTCGGGGAGTTTGCAGAGGTGGCCCGCAAGGTGCCTGTGCTGGTCTATGACCACCATCCCACTGAAGGGGATGTGCCTCCAGGGCATTACCAGCTGGTGGGGTCCTGTGCCACGCTGCTCACCCGCAGAATCCAGCAGGAAGGCATCGAACTGACCAATCCGGAGGCCACCCTTGCCCTGGCTGGCCTGGAGGCCGACACAGATTTCTTTCAGAATGGGAACACCACCAGAGAGGACTTCCAGGCGGCGGCGTACCTCTCGCAGTTTGCAGACCTGCGGGTGGTGCGGGAAATCACCCGGCAGTTCTTTGACCCCGGGGCCCTGGGCATCCTGGCCGAACTCCTCAAAGATCCCGGCTGGCAGGACATCGGGGCTTTCAGGGTGATTCTGAAAGTTTTGCGTCCCCAGGAACGCATTCCCGGGGCAGGCCTTGCCATGCGCCTGATCAGCCTGACCGGAGCAGATGCAGTGTTTCTGTTCCTGCAGGATGGAGACCGCACGGATGTGGTGGCCAGGGCCAGACAGCGCGGCCCCAACGTGTCCCGGATTCTGCAGGAGATTGGGGGCGGGGGGCACAAGCAGGCTGCAAGTGCCCGCGTGGAGATGTCTCCAGAAGAGGCCCTGCAGAAGGTGCTGGCCTGCACCGCATGGCAGGAAAAACCTGTGCTGGTGTGTGACCGCATGACCCGCGATGTGCGAACCCTCTCCGACCACCTGAAGGTCAGCGATGCCATTGTGGAACTCGTGCGCATCGGGCACAACGGAGCTCCGGTGCTGCATGAAGGGAAACTGGTGGGGATGGTGTCCAGACGGGACCTGGACCGGGCCATGCGGCATGGATTGCAGAATGCTCCGGTGCGCAGTGTGATGTCCAAACGGGTGATTTCCATCGAACCCGACGCACCTCTGGGCCATGCCACAGAACTGATCCGCAAGCACTCGGTGGGCCGTCTGCCTGTGGTGAAAGCTGGGCACCTGCTGGGCATCCTCACCCGCTCCGACCTGCTGGGTGAAGCCCCTCCCAAACCTGACCTGACCGAGAAGGTGCTGAGCCAGTTGCAGATGCAGGACTGGGAGATCATCGAGACGGTGCGGGAAAATGCCCCTGGAGCGGCCAAGATCATGCTGGTGGGAGGGGCCGTGAGGGACGCCCTGCTGGGCAAGCACCCCACCGATCTGGATGTGGTGGTCAGTGGTGCAGATGTCATCGAGGTGGCAGAGCACAGTGGCCTCAACTTCAAGTGCTACCCACAATACGGGAACGCCACGCTGTCCCTTCCCAACGGCAACCATCTGGACCTGATTCAGGCGAGGGACGAGTACTACACCTTTCCAGGCGCGTCTCCCACCGTCATGAAGGGAACGCTGGAACAGGACCTGGCCAGGAGGGATTTCACCATCAATGCCCTTGCCCTGCAACTCACACCAGAGGTGCGTCTGCTGGACCTGCACGATGGGCTTTCGGACCTCGGTGCAGGCCTCCTGCGGGTGCTGCATCCCCTGAGTTTCATGGAGGACCCCAGCCGCATAGTCCGGGGGGCCAGACTTGCCGTGCGTCTGGGGTTCCGGCTGGAGGAACGCACCCTCAGCACCATTCCAGACGCCCTCCCCCATGCTGCATCTGCCATCAAGAGGCTCAAAAGTGAATTGATGCTGGTCTTTCAGGAACGCACCCCGGGAGCGGTGTTTGAAACCCTCAAAGGGTGGGGAGCAGAGGAGCTGTACGGGTTTGGAGACCTCACAGCCCTGAAGCGCGCCGACGAGGAGCGCAGACGTGGGGAGCATGTGCCCACAGAAACCCTGATGGCCCTGTGGCTGCATTCCTTTCCTGAGTCCGAACGCAAGCAGGTGGCCCGGAAATGGCAGATTCCCAAACGCACCCGTGAGGTTGCAGATCTGATTCAACCTGGGAATTTTGGCCGCATGAACGACTGGGAATTCCTGTACTGGTGCCTGCTGAATCCAGAACAGGCCAGGGAGTATGAGGTGCTGCGCCTCACCCCTCCCCGGCAGGTGACCGGCAGGGAGCTGCTGGAACTCGGCATGAAACCCGGTTCCCAGCTCGGTCAATTGCTGGAGCACCTGAAAAACCTGCGCGAAGAGGAAAAAGTCAGCAGTTTCGAGGAGGAGATGCAGGCTGCAAAAACCTGGATGCAGGAGCAGGGCATGCTCTAG